A single Pogoniulus pusillus isolate bPogPus1 chromosome 27, bPogPus1.pri, whole genome shotgun sequence DNA region contains:
- the LOC135187349 gene encoding carbonic anhydrase 4-like isoform X1, whose amino-acid sequence MELLFLVLFSLRILKTEAVVGGHWCYQSQKYDQPDCEVEPRQWYQVNIACKGNKQSPINIVTKNVIYDKNLKPLNFEGYDVKGSSKWNIENNGHTVKVELSTSPKIGGGGLRRKYKAVEFHLHWGIEGVAQYLPGSEHSIDGEKQAMELHIVHIREDVADVTEAKKHADGVAVLAFFVKIEEENRNYATLIKQLENVKYKGETAQMEPLPLSSLLPPEEELGRYYRYEGSLTTPDCYEGVTWTVFEKPIELGIAQISQFSTLHFDGKNSTLMVENFRPAQFLNKRKVYWSSASSTLLPPTKALMLVLMLLYILTSLFQ is encoded by the exons ttggAGGTCATTGGTGCTATCAGTCACAGAAGTATGATCAGCCAGACTGTGAAG TAGAGCCTCGACAGTGGTATCAAGTAAATATTGCctgcaaaggaaacaaacagTCACCTATCAACATTGTCACCAAAAATGTCATTTATGATAAGAACCTCAAGCCACTGAACTTTGAAGGATATGATGTGAAGGGGTCTTCGAAATGGAACATAGAAAATAATGGACATACAG TTAAAGTAGAGTTAAGTACATCCCCTAAAATCGGAGGAGGAGGTCTGAGAAGGAAATACAAGGCAGTAGAGTTTCATTTGCACTGGGGAATAGAAGGTGTGGCACAATACCTTCCCGGGTCAGAGCACAGCATAGATGGAGAAAAACAAGCCATGGAG CTTCATATTGTCCACATAAGAGAGGATGTTGCAGATGTAACAGAAGCAAAGAAACATGCAGATGGTGTGGCTGTATTAGCATTCTTTGTAAAG attgaagaagaaaacagaaactaTGCAACTCTAATAAAGCAACTGGAGAATGTAAAATACAAAG GGGAAACAGCACAGATGGAACCTTTGCCACTGAgttctcttctcccacctgAGGAAGAACTTGGAAGGTACTATCGGTACGAAGGCTCCCTCACCACTCCTGACTGCTATGAGGGTGTCACCTGGACAGTGTTTGAGAAGCCTATTGAACTCGGTATTGCTCAG ATTTCTCAGTTTTCAACACTCCACTTTGATGGGAAGAACTCAACTCTCATGGTTGAAAATTTCCGACCTGCTCAGTTCCTGAACAAACGCAAGGTGTACTggtccagtgccagcagcaccctcctgcCTCCTACTAAGGCTCTAATGTTGGTCCTGATGCTTCTGTACATCCTGACTTCTCTTTTCCAGTGA
- the LOC135187349 gene encoding carbonic anhydrase 4-like isoform X2, giving the protein MELLFLVLFSLRILKTEAVVGGHWCYQSQKYDQPDCEEPRQWYQVNIACKGNKQSPINIVTKNVIYDKNLKPLNFEGYDVKGSSKWNIENNGHTVKVELSTSPKIGGGGLRRKYKAVEFHLHWGIEGVAQYLPGSEHSIDGEKQAMELHIVHIREDVADVTEAKKHADGVAVLAFFVKIEEENRNYATLIKQLENVKYKGETAQMEPLPLSSLLPPEEELGRYYRYEGSLTTPDCYEGVTWTVFEKPIELGIAQISQFSTLHFDGKNSTLMVENFRPAQFLNKRKVYWSSASSTLLPPTKALMLVLMLLYILTSLFQ; this is encoded by the exons ttggAGGTCATTGGTGCTATCAGTCACAGAAGTATGATCAGCCAGACTGTGAAG AGCCTCGACAGTGGTATCAAGTAAATATTGCctgcaaaggaaacaaacagTCACCTATCAACATTGTCACCAAAAATGTCATTTATGATAAGAACCTCAAGCCACTGAACTTTGAAGGATATGATGTGAAGGGGTCTTCGAAATGGAACATAGAAAATAATGGACATACAG TTAAAGTAGAGTTAAGTACATCCCCTAAAATCGGAGGAGGAGGTCTGAGAAGGAAATACAAGGCAGTAGAGTTTCATTTGCACTGGGGAATAGAAGGTGTGGCACAATACCTTCCCGGGTCAGAGCACAGCATAGATGGAGAAAAACAAGCCATGGAG CTTCATATTGTCCACATAAGAGAGGATGTTGCAGATGTAACAGAAGCAAAGAAACATGCAGATGGTGTGGCTGTATTAGCATTCTTTGTAAAG attgaagaagaaaacagaaactaTGCAACTCTAATAAAGCAACTGGAGAATGTAAAATACAAAG GGGAAACAGCACAGATGGAACCTTTGCCACTGAgttctcttctcccacctgAGGAAGAACTTGGAAGGTACTATCGGTACGAAGGCTCCCTCACCACTCCTGACTGCTATGAGGGTGTCACCTGGACAGTGTTTGAGAAGCCTATTGAACTCGGTATTGCTCAG ATTTCTCAGTTTTCAACACTCCACTTTGATGGGAAGAACTCAACTCTCATGGTTGAAAATTTCCGACCTGCTCAGTTCCTGAACAAACGCAAGGTGTACTggtccagtgccagcagcaccctcctgcCTCCTACTAAGGCTCTAATGTTGGTCCTGATGCTTCTGTACATCCTGACTTCTCTTTTCCAGTGA
- the LOC135187349 gene encoding carbonic anhydrase 4-like isoform X3: MELLFLVLFSLRILKTEAVVGGHWCYQSQKYDQPDCEVKVELSTSPKIGGGGLRRKYKAVEFHLHWGIEGVAQYLPGSEHSIDGEKQAMELHIVHIREDVADVTEAKKHADGVAVLAFFVKIEEENRNYATLIKQLENVKYKGETAQMEPLPLSSLLPPEEELGRYYRYEGSLTTPDCYEGVTWTVFEKPIELGIAQISQFSTLHFDGKNSTLMVENFRPAQFLNKRKVYWSSASSTLLPPTKALMLVLMLLYILTSLFQ; the protein is encoded by the exons ttggAGGTCATTGGTGCTATCAGTCACAGAAGTATGATCAGCCAGACTGTGAAG TTAAAGTAGAGTTAAGTACATCCCCTAAAATCGGAGGAGGAGGTCTGAGAAGGAAATACAAGGCAGTAGAGTTTCATTTGCACTGGGGAATAGAAGGTGTGGCACAATACCTTCCCGGGTCAGAGCACAGCATAGATGGAGAAAAACAAGCCATGGAG CTTCATATTGTCCACATAAGAGAGGATGTTGCAGATGTAACAGAAGCAAAGAAACATGCAGATGGTGTGGCTGTATTAGCATTCTTTGTAAAG attgaagaagaaaacagaaactaTGCAACTCTAATAAAGCAACTGGAGAATGTAAAATACAAAG GGGAAACAGCACAGATGGAACCTTTGCCACTGAgttctcttctcccacctgAGGAAGAACTTGGAAGGTACTATCGGTACGAAGGCTCCCTCACCACTCCTGACTGCTATGAGGGTGTCACCTGGACAGTGTTTGAGAAGCCTATTGAACTCGGTATTGCTCAG ATTTCTCAGTTTTCAACACTCCACTTTGATGGGAAGAACTCAACTCTCATGGTTGAAAATTTCCGACCTGCTCAGTTCCTGAACAAACGCAAGGTGTACTggtccagtgccagcagcaccctcctgcCTCCTACTAAGGCTCTAATGTTGGTCCTGATGCTTCTGTACATCCTGACTTCTCTTTTCCAGTGA